One Alkalinema sp. FACHB-956 genomic region harbors:
- the yidD gene encoding membrane protein insertion efficiency factor YidD, with amino-acid sequence MFDGTPIATTIATRITTLPRNAAAGLITGYQRYLSPYKGFSCAHRVLHRGESCSQYIKRTILERGLSDAWPIARERLQDCRQAYEILRSRGNGCQIGGHHSAVEGGDEDPRACGRSRRNCNEPCRVGDCACEGLSGIADCGSCAGDISSLDCGSADCSAIDCSGLDCGGADCSGCDIGSCG; translated from the coding sequence ATGTTCGATGGAACGCCGATCGCTACCACGATCGCTACAAGAATCACTACTCTGCCCAGGAATGCAGCGGCAGGCTTGATCACGGGCTATCAGCGCTATCTTTCTCCGTATAAGGGATTTTCCTGTGCCCATCGCGTTTTACATCGGGGTGAATCTTGCTCCCAGTACATTAAGCGCACAATTTTGGAACGGGGGCTGTCCGATGCTTGGCCGATCGCGCGGGAACGGTTGCAAGATTGCCGCCAAGCTTACGAAATATTACGATCGCGCGGGAACGGTTGCCAAATCGGAGGCCACCATTCCGCTGTTGAAGGGGGAGACGAAGACCCTCGTGCCTGCGGACGATCGCGAAGAAATTGTAATGAACCCTGCCGTGTGGGCGATTGCGCCTGTGAGGGATTGAGCGGAATTGCCGATTGTGGAAGCTGTGCCGGGGATATCTCCAGTCTGGATTGTGGCAGTGCGGATTGTAGCGCGATCGATTGCAGCGGTCTCGATTGCGGTGGTGCAGATTGCAGCGGATGCGATATCGGCAGTTGTGGCTAG
- a CDS encoding TIR domain-containing protein, translating into MNQIYISYAWKDDKSELGQQREVLVDRICQTLLAMGYNLIRDRNHLTLGQSIEQFMQDIGRGNYVILVISDKYLRSEYCMFEAIEVMKHKDYAQKIFPVVLSDANIYTKAGRIDYIQYWQQQGEQLGQLMGSIAAESSSALGKVAQKIAEIATNVDEFIHFVQDKLSIDPAQNFDTFIQQLTQQIYEDSQKLRSQKRILVAGTGSFQLPDEVNWCARTLGQKLAEHQYNLITGGWEGVDYVVAEQYAATLSKSPVRLTDKLTQMVPQGKQPVFRGGRVEYTEPGVNEWLDCLRRSDLVILIGGVGGTYETYQYALQEKLPVIPIVCTNGDAKRVFDEMLQTWEQQPMGRISPQKFKSLNQYINTAETAEDVINDVMDIVNEVIFAKTMLKGAEAKGTAYP; encoded by the coding sequence ATGAATCAGATTTATATCTCCTATGCCTGGAAAGATGACAAAAGTGAGTTGGGCCAGCAACGGGAAGTTTTAGTCGATCGCATTTGTCAGACGTTGCTTGCGATGGGATACAACCTGATTCGCGATCGCAACCATTTAACCCTGGGCCAAAGCATTGAACAGTTCATGCAGGACATTGGTCGCGGGAATTATGTGATTTTAGTGATTAGCGACAAATACTTGCGATCGGAATATTGCATGTTTGAAGCGATCGAAGTGATGAAACATAAGGACTATGCCCAGAAGATTTTTCCGGTGGTGCTGTCCGATGCCAATATCTACACCAAGGCAGGCCGGATTGACTACATCCAGTATTGGCAGCAACAAGGGGAACAACTGGGGCAATTAATGGGTTCGATCGCGGCTGAATCGTCTTCTGCCTTGGGGAAGGTCGCTCAGAAAATTGCCGAGATTGCTACTAACGTGGATGAATTCATCCATTTTGTACAAGATAAATTGAGTATCGATCCGGCGCAAAATTTCGACACCTTTATTCAGCAGCTCACCCAGCAAATTTACGAAGATTCCCAAAAACTCAGAAGTCAAAAAAGGATTTTAGTAGCTGGGACAGGCAGTTTTCAGTTGCCGGATGAAGTCAATTGGTGCGCCCGTACCCTGGGGCAGAAGCTAGCAGAACACCAGTACAATTTAATCACTGGCGGTTGGGAAGGGGTCGATTATGTTGTAGCGGAGCAATATGCTGCGACACTGTCAAAATCCCCAGTGCGGCTGACAGATAAGCTGACGCAAATGGTGCCCCAGGGCAAGCAGCCCGTTTTTCGAGGGGGACGGGTGGAATACACGGAGCCGGGGGTGAATGAATGGTTGGATTGCCTGCGACGATCGGATTTGGTGATTCTGATCGGGGGCGTGGGAGGAACCTATGAAACCTACCAGTATGCTTTGCAGGAAAAGCTGCCTGTGATTCCGATCGTATGTACCAATGGTGATGCAAAGCGGGTGTTTGATGAAATGCTGCAAACCTGGGAACAGCAACCTATGGGCAGGATTTCACCGCAAAAGTTTAAATCCTTGAATCAGTATATTAATACGGCTGAGACGGCTGAGGATGTCATTAACGATGTGATGGATATTGTGAATGAAGTGATTTTCGCTAAAACGATGCTGAAAGGGGCAGAGGCTAAGGGGACTGCGTACCCATAA
- a CDS encoding AEC family transporter, translating into MIDTLVQAYSPLILWVGLGLLIWRWLPKDLSHWLGRGLYWFGVPWQIFDLARHSKLSGDIGLAPVITIATLGFGLLMAWVTLQILARLPEKVTEDAPFWQRWASQLPRFASAEYGSFIIAAMLGNTGFVGLGLLPAIINPQDYSWAVFFSLTQNLIGTYGIGVLIASYYGQTHSDHSPWTLLRDLLTVPSLWAFAIGYSTRSVEFPAPIELFSQSSLLFVVPASFLLMGIRLGLLEGWSSLRKALVPVMLKIILLPGLVGIGTSLLGLSGDARLALVLMSGMPSAFASLILAEEYDMDRDLAASSIAISTIGLLLMIPVWLWIF; encoded by the coding sequence ATGATTGATACATTAGTTCAGGCATACTCTCCGCTCATCCTATGGGTGGGACTGGGACTGCTGATTTGGCGCTGGCTTCCCAAGGATTTATCCCACTGGCTGGGCCGGGGGTTGTATTGGTTTGGGGTGCCCTGGCAGATTTTTGATTTGGCTCGCCATAGCAAACTGTCGGGGGATATTGGCCTCGCTCCAGTGATTACGATCGCAACGCTAGGCTTTGGGTTGCTCATGGCTTGGGTGACCTTACAGATCCTGGCGCGATTGCCAGAAAAGGTCACGGAAGATGCGCCCTTTTGGCAACGGTGGGCTAGTCAGTTACCGCGCTTTGCCAGTGCGGAATATGGCAGTTTTATCATTGCGGCGATGCTGGGCAATACGGGGTTTGTTGGCCTAGGGCTGCTGCCTGCGATTATTAATCCCCAGGATTATAGTTGGGCCGTTTTTTTTAGTCTGACGCAAAACTTGATTGGAACCTATGGTATTGGGGTACTGATTGCCAGCTATTACGGCCAGACTCACAGCGATCACTCCCCTTGGACGTTATTGCGGGATTTGTTAACCGTTCCCTCCCTGTGGGCCTTTGCGATCGGCTATTCCACGCGATCGGTAGAATTTCCGGCCCCGATCGAATTGTTTAGTCAATCTTCCTTGTTATTTGTTGTTCCAGCTTCCTTTCTGTTAATGGGGATTCGCCTAGGCTTACTGGAAGGCTGGAGCAGTTTGCGGAAGGCATTGGTGCCTGTCATGCTCAAAATAATCCTACTGCCAGGGTTAGTGGGCATCGGGACTAGCCTCCTGGGATTATCGGGTGATGCGCGGCTGGCCTTGGTTCTGATGTCTGGGATGCCGTCGGCCTTTGCAAGTTTGATTCTGGCGGAGGAGTATGACATGGATCGGGATTTGGCCGCGAGCAGCATTGCGATTAGTACGATCGGCCTCTTGCTGATGATTCCGGTGTGGCTCTGGATTTTTTAG
- a CDS encoding AarF/ABC1/UbiB kinase family protein yields MYRFRPWRKWWRLLRIVLTFVGLFLGLKLDEAMGKGEGNQQERAEQLRKILTDLGPTYIKVGQALSTRPDLVRQDYLDELIKLQDQLPPFPNEIALQIIEEELDRDPYSVYSEISPHPVAAASLGQVYRATLYTGEEVAIKVQRPNLYPLLTLDLCLMRWAAQKFGHFLPLNLGHDLTLIIDEFGTKLFEEIDYQNEGRNAEKFAANFAGDPEVKVPRIHWEYSGKRVLTLEWIHGYKLTDLEAVQQAGLDSDAIIRIGVTAGLRQLLEHGLFHADPHPGNLFAMVAEPGTDAPGRMAYIDFGMMDQLEPWMKETLVDAVVHLINKDYEELAKDFVNLGFLTPDTDIRPIVPALEAVFDDAIGASVGDFNFKAITDKFSDLMFDYPFRVPAKFALIIRSLVTQEGLALTLNPNFKIVEIAYPYVARRLLTGESPALRRRLLEVLFKDGRFQWQRLENMIAIARSDRKFDLLPTAQLGIQYLVSEEGDFLRRQIVMALTEDNRLHTEEVQRLWALVKDDLQPNRMLTEAWKAIVDFSLDRTTEMFPALATLTGNRNGR; encoded by the coding sequence ATGTATCGCTTCCGCCCCTGGCGCAAGTGGTGGCGTCTGCTGAGGATTGTGCTGACCTTTGTTGGTTTGTTCCTAGGTCTCAAGCTAGATGAGGCCATGGGCAAAGGCGAAGGCAACCAACAGGAACGCGCTGAGCAACTGCGCAAAATTTTGACAGATCTTGGCCCCACCTACATCAAAGTCGGCCAAGCCCTCTCCACCCGGCCTGACCTGGTGCGGCAGGACTACTTAGATGAACTGATCAAACTGCAAGACCAGCTTCCCCCGTTCCCCAACGAAATCGCCTTGCAGATTATTGAGGAAGAACTCGATCGCGATCCCTATAGCGTCTACAGCGAAATTTCCCCCCACCCCGTCGCCGCCGCTAGTTTGGGTCAGGTCTATCGGGCCACGTTGTATACCGGCGAAGAAGTCGCTATCAAAGTACAACGGCCTAACCTCTATCCCCTCCTGACGTTGGATCTCTGCCTGATGCGTTGGGCTGCGCAGAAATTTGGGCACTTCCTCCCGCTGAACCTGGGCCATGACTTGACGCTGATTATTGACGAGTTTGGCACCAAGCTGTTTGAGGAAATCGATTACCAAAACGAGGGCCGCAACGCAGAGAAATTTGCCGCGAACTTCGCAGGCGATCCCGAAGTCAAGGTGCCCAGAATTCACTGGGAATATAGTGGTAAGCGGGTGCTGACCCTGGAATGGATCCATGGATATAAACTGACTGACCTAGAAGCCGTCCAGCAAGCGGGCTTGGATAGCGACGCCATCATTCGCATTGGCGTGACTGCCGGACTACGACAGTTGCTAGAGCACGGGCTATTCCACGCCGATCCCCACCCCGGTAACCTGTTCGCCATGGTCGCGGAACCCGGCACCGACGCTCCGGGGCGCATGGCCTACATCGACTTCGGCATGATGGATCAGCTGGAACCTTGGATGAAAGAAACCTTGGTTGATGCGGTGGTGCATCTGATTAATAAGGACTACGAAGAACTGGCGAAGGACTTTGTCAATCTCGGCTTCCTCACCCCAGACACAGATATTCGCCCGATCGTCCCAGCCTTGGAAGCGGTCTTTGATGATGCGATCGGGGCCAGCGTCGGCGACTTTAACTTCAAGGCGATTACCGATAAGTTCTCCGACCTAATGTTTGACTATCCTTTCCGGGTGCCCGCCAAATTTGCGTTGATCATTCGATCGCTCGTCACCCAGGAAGGCTTGGCCCTGACCCTGAACCCCAACTTCAAGATTGTTGAAATTGCCTATCCCTACGTGGCACGGCGCTTACTGACGGGCGAATCTCCTGCCCTGCGGCGACGGCTGCTGGAAGTGTTATTCAAAGATGGCCGCTTCCAATGGCAACGGTTGGAAAATATGATTGCCATCGCCCGCAGCGATCGCAAGTTCGATCTGCTGCCCACGGCCCAACTGGGCATCCAGTATCTCGTTTCCGAGGAAGGAGATTTTCTGCGGCGACAAATTGTTATGGCCCTCACGGAGGATAACCGCCTGCATACCGAGGAAGTGCAACGGCTCTGGGCCTTGGTGAAGGATGACTTGCAGCCAAATCGCATGCTGACGGAAGCCTGGAAAGCGATCGTCGATTTTTCCCTCGATCGCACGACGGAAATGTTTCCGGCGTTGGCAACTTTGACGGGGAACCGCAACGGGCGGTAA
- a CDS encoding tetratricopeptide repeat protein, which translates to MANPRFAGLLATTAKLLATMLATTIVLLGTSAPTRAAETAEELVSQGLQLIQQGKVDDAVGQFQRAAQVNPQFFPAQYNLGLALRQQGKLQESATAFYNAIVADPNFPTTYANLGAALLEGNNLKQAKEYLQQALKLDPKLGIAHYNLGLVLALQGDNAGAIEAFKKANEFTSQAPEPYYHLGLAYQRDRWNRGAIAAFRKAIQLNPTYPEALYSLGSLLYSEGQFEEALDAFRKTTQANSNYTPAYYAAGLTLIKQKKYSEAKQVLQFAKEQYLQRKNQSWADKTAQVLQQLQTISP; encoded by the coding sequence ATGGCTAACCCTCGCTTTGCTGGATTGCTGGCTACAACGGCTAAGTTACTGGCTACAATGCTGGCTACAACGATCGTGCTACTGGGGACTTCCGCTCCAACCCGTGCAGCAGAAACCGCTGAAGAGCTGGTCAGTCAAGGCTTACAACTGATTCAGCAGGGTAAAGTTGACGATGCAGTCGGGCAATTTCAGCGGGCAGCGCAAGTCAATCCACAATTTTTCCCGGCCCAGTACAACCTGGGGTTAGCCCTACGCCAACAGGGAAAGCTCCAGGAATCGGCGACGGCTTTTTATAACGCGATCGTGGCTGATCCCAACTTTCCCACCACCTACGCGAATTTGGGGGCGGCTCTGCTGGAAGGAAATAACTTAAAACAGGCGAAGGAATATCTTCAGCAAGCTCTCAAACTTGATCCAAAACTGGGCATAGCCCACTATAACTTGGGTCTGGTACTGGCGCTCCAGGGGGACAATGCGGGCGCGATCGAAGCCTTCAAAAAAGCCAATGAATTTACGTCCCAGGCTCCGGAACCCTACTACCACCTGGGCTTGGCCTATCAGCGCGATCGCTGGAACCGAGGCGCGATCGCGGCCTTTCGCAAAGCCATTCAACTCAACCCCACCTATCCGGAAGCCCTGTACAGCCTGGGCAGTTTGCTCTATTCCGAGGGGCAATTTGAGGAAGCCCTAGATGCGTTTCGGAAAACCACCCAGGCGAATTCCAATTACACCCCGGCCTACTATGCGGCGGGTTTGACGCTGATCAAGCAGAAAAAATATTCCGAAGCGAAACAGGTTCTACAATTTGCCAAAGAACAATATCTGCAACGAAAGAATCAATCCTGGGCCGATAAAACAGCACAGGTTTTGCAACAGTTGCAGACGATCAGTCCGTAA
- a CDS encoding Uma2 family endonuclease, whose protein sequence is MVNSALQSTTSFLASDRWIQAGWNDYLQAIEQSAPKAKGYYHNGRMRIEMSPVGNPHSRDHAIIIHAVTLYAGIKGIDLDGHDNCTYRKTGYAEAQPDASFYIGEPANVIPWDTTIIDLDCYPAPTLAIEVAYSSLADDKGEKRLLYEAIGVSEYWIIDVENVQVLAFAVENQGSRRIRQSQVLAGLDIAVLEDAFRQSRQTNHGQVSAWLLRQWQQP, encoded by the coding sequence ATGGTGAATTCAGCCCTGCAATCTACGACTAGTTTTCTGGCATCCGATCGTTGGATTCAAGCTGGCTGGAATGATTACTTACAGGCGATCGAGCAGTCTGCCCCCAAGGCCAAGGGCTACTATCACAATGGGCGTATGAGGATAGAGATGTCTCCAGTTGGTAACCCCCATTCACGGGATCACGCAATTATTATTCATGCGGTCACGCTTTATGCCGGAATCAAAGGCATTGATCTGGATGGCCATGACAACTGTACCTATCGCAAAACGGGGTACGCCGAAGCTCAACCGGATGCGTCTTTCTATATCGGTGAACCAGCCAATGTGATTCCCTGGGATACGACCATCATTGACTTAGATTGCTATCCAGCCCCGACCCTCGCGATCGAAGTGGCTTACAGCTCCCTAGCGGATGATAAGGGAGAAAAACGGTTGCTCTACGAAGCGATCGGGGTGTCTGAGTACTGGATTATTGATGTGGAAAACGTGCAAGTTCTAGCTTTTGCGGTAGAAAACCAAGGCAGTCGCCGCATTCGCCAATCCCAAGTGCTGGCAGGACTCGACATAGCAGTGTTGGAAGACGCATTTCGCCAATCCCGTCAAACCAACCATGGCCAAGTCAGCGCTTGGTTACTGCGCCAGTGGCAACAGCCCTAA